One genomic region from Sciurus carolinensis chromosome 2, mSciCar1.2, whole genome shotgun sequence encodes:
- the LOC124977256 gene encoding uncharacterized protein LOC124977256 — MAHSVGQSTGPYMKVHSFTMRCEMKKFMGHGFCHPVFGGQWKFSGTKTILGQNEMCDRKNAPETSTVCPVGIYLLYSQGPVTIDPRMEGQLFTPVFLTLNCHFQSMSRQLTSEVFIPTYGLLDTLTDDFLGSLLGVSGTIKSLKEGFSNKELFTCVFCKRHPLKVMTTKTRYICYSWCHYFYHQLHQNNDTIFLMHSLFSFLCGSGCLLQIRNA, encoded by the exons ATGGCACACTCTGTAG GACAAAGCACTGGGCCTTACATGAAAGTTCATTCCTTCACCATGAGATGTGAAATGAAGAAATTTATGGGGCATGGTTTCTGCCATCCTGTCTTTGGGGGCCAGTGGAAATTCTCAG GAACAAAGACAATATTGGGCCAAAATGAGATGTGTGATCGAAAGAATGCACCTGAGACCTCAACAGTATGTCCTGTAGG AATATACTTGCTATACTCCCAAGGACCC GTGACCATAGACCCCAGAATGGAAGGGCAGTTGTTCACACCTGTCTTCTTAACTCTCAATTGCCATTTTCAAAGTATGAGCCGACAACTTACTTCTGAAGTCTTCATTCCTACCTATGGTCTCTTGGATACTCTCACAG ATGACTTTCTGGGAAGTCTTCTGGGAGTGAGTGGCACCATTAAATCCCTGAAAGAAGGCTTCTCCAACAAAGAGCTCTTCACCTGCGTATTTTGCAAGAGACACCCTCTGAAG GTGATGACCACAAAGACAAGGTATATTTGTTACAGTTGGTGCCATTACTTCTACCACCAGCTTCACCAAAACAATGATACAATCTTCCTTATGCACagtctcttctctttcctgtgtGGCAGTGGATGCCTCCTGCAGATAAGAAATGCTTAA